In Lotus japonicus ecotype B-129 chromosome 5, LjGifu_v1.2, one genomic interval encodes:
- the LOC130718698 gene encoding uncharacterized protein LOC130718698, producing the protein MRSILLSLPWRQQMVAVAPLPEKPQFDRKLTEELNTLLSQSKGGVVGLAQFLDAAITTQKIALDSLVNISCIDGADRGGVEKYLEDNTELLDSCNYFLEKMEGINKYVDTLRVVAHLVDDSKPNSVAAKRALELLESCEKRCRVMGRKKKNSGSCLKKLLRQKYEKTDLGEIMCGSKAMALMCCSFLETGLSFESKSGLVSVKQSQPVRSSWLRLLEEMAKQSSLLTIDELQQTVTAARELKVHMKGKREKEMKSAVERLKKRCRGLEDGIEIIEGRVKDLYRSLIDVRMALLGILSQA; encoded by the coding sequence ATGAGATCAATCCTGTTGAGTCTCCCCTGGCGGCAGCAGATGGTGGCGGTTGCCCCGTTGCCGGAAAAACCCCAATTCGACCGGAAACTCACAGAGGAGCTTAACACCCTTTTGTCACAAAGCAAAGGTGGTGTGGTTGGTTTGGCTCAATTTCTTGATGCTGCCATCACCACTCAGAAAATTGCCTTGGATTCTCTAGTGAACATTTCTTGCATAGATGGTGCTGATCGTGGCGGTGTTGAGAAGTACCTAGAAGACAACACTGAGCTTCTTGATTCATGCAATTACTTTCTGGAAAAAATGGAAGGTATCAACAAGTATGTGGACACATTGAGAGTGGTTGCACATTTGGTTGATGATTCTAAGCCTAATTCAGTGGCAGCAAAACGTGCATTGGAACTTTTGGAGTCATGTGAGAAGAGATGCAGAGTAatggggaggaagaagaagaacagtgGTTCTTGTTTGAAGAAACTGTTGCGGCAAAAGTATGAAAAAACAGATCTTGGTGAGATCATGTGTGGTTCTAAGGCCATGGCTTTGATGTGTTGCAGCTTTCTTGAGACTGGTCTGTCATTTGAATCAAAAAGTGGACTGGTTTCAGTGAAGCAGTCTCAGCCTGTGAGATCTTCATGGTTGAGATTATTGGAGGAGATGGCAAAGCAATCGTCTTTGTTGACAATTGATGAGTTGCAGCAGACAGTGACTGCAGCTAGAGAATTGAAGGTGCACATGAAGGGTAAAAGGGAAAAGGAGATGAAATCTGCTGTTGAGAGATTGAAGAAAAGATGCAGGGGATTGGAGGATGGGATTGAGATTATTGAGGGAAGAGTGAAGGATTTGTATAGAAGTTTGATTGATGTTAGGATGGCTCTTTTGGGAATTCTTTCCCAAGCCTAA